DNA from Thioalbus denitrificans:
GGCTCTACTCGCGGGTGGGGTTCGGCATGGTCTCGGCCAGCGGATTCCCGGGCGAGACCAGCGGGCTGCTGGGGGATTTCAGTCGCTGGCGTCCCATCGAGCAGGCCACCTTCGCCTTCGGCTACGGTCTGTCGGTCACCTCCCTGCAACTGGCCCACGCCTACGCGGTCTTCGCCGCCGATGGTGTGCGCAACCCGGTCACGTTCCTCCGCCGGGATGAGCCGATCGAGGGTGAGCGCGTCATCGACCATCGGATCGTTGCGCAGATTCTGCCCATGCTGGAGTCGGTGGTGCAGACGGGCGGTACCGCCACCAAGGCCGCGGTGCCCGGCTACCGGGTGGGCGGCAAGACCGGCACGGTGCGCAAGGCCATCGCCGGCGGTTATTCGGAAGACCGCTACATCGCGGTGTTCAGCGGCCTGGCGCCCATCAGCCAGCCGCGGCTGGCGGCGGTGGTGATGATCAACGAACCCGGCGGCAAGGCCTACTACGGCGGCCAGGTGGCCGCCCCGGTCTTTTCCCGGGTCATGGCCGGCGCGTTGCGGCTGCTCAACATCGCTCCGGACGCGCCGCCGGAGCCTGGCGATGCCGTGCGCATGGCCAGCGTCGACAAGGTGAAGCCATGATGGCGGCCGAACGGATTCCCGCGGGTGTACCCCTCGGCCGGCTCCTGGAGGGCATGGCGCTGCTGCTCCCGGGCCAGGACCGCGAGGTGACGGGGCTGGCGCTGGACAGCCGTGCAGTGATGCCGGGGGACCTGTTCCTCGCCGTCGCGGGGGAGACCCGGCACGGTGGCGAATACGCGGCCCAGGCGGTGAGAGCCGGTGCCGTCGCGGTGGTCTGGGAGCAGGGCGAGGGACTGCCCGCGGTCCCCACTGCGCTGAGCGTTGCCGGTCATCCGGATGTGCCCGTAATCGGCGTGGATCGTCTCGCCCTGCGGGCCGGGGTGATCGCCGACCGGTTCTACGGCGCACCATCCGCGGCGGTGACGGTGGTGGGCATCACCGGCACCAACGGGAAGACCTCCTGCAGCCATTTCCTGGCCCAGGCCCTGGAGGGTGCCGGGCGCCCCTGCGGGATCATGGGTACGGTGGGCTATGGGCGTCCGGGGCAGCTGGAAGCCGCCAGCCACACCACTCCGGACGCGCTGGCCGTACAGCGCTGGCTGGCGCGGTTCCGGGACAGCGGGACGGAAACCGCGGTGATGGAAGTCTCCTCCCACGGCCTGCACCAGGGTCGCGTTGCGGGCGTACGCTTCCACGCCGCGCTGTTCACCAACCTGAGCCGCGATCATCTCGACTACCACGGCGACATGGCGAGCTACGGCGAGATCAAGCGCCGGCTGTTCCACTGGCCCGGGCTGGAGTGCGCGGTGGTGAATGCCGACGACGCCTTCGGGCGCGAGATCCTGGCCACCCTGCCGGCGGACCTGGAGGTGATCGCCTACAGCCTGGAAGAGGAGCGGCAGCTGCCCGAGTATCCCGAGGGCCTGGCCTGGGTGCGGGGCCACGATCTGCGCCTGGATCCGGCCGGGGTCGAGCTCCGGGTGGAGACGCCATGGGGTGACGGGTTGCTGCGCAGCCCGGTGCTGGGCCGCTACAACGCGGCCAACCTTCTCGGCGTGCTCGGTGTGCTCGGCGCCCTGGGCGTACCCCTCGGGACCGCGCTCGAACAGCTGGGCCGGGTGCGGACGCCGCCCGGCCGGATGGAACGCTTCGGCGGCAACGGCCGGCCGCTGGTGGTGGTGGACTACGCCCACACCCCGGATGCCCTGGAGCAGACCCTCGGGGCGCTGCGCGAGCACTGCCGCGGCCGGTTGTGGTGCGTGTTCGGCGCCGGCGGGGATCGCGACCGCGGCAAGCGGCCGGAGATGGGCGAGGTGGCCGAGCGGCTCGCCGACCGGCTGGTGGTGACCGACGACAACCCCCGCGGCGAATCACCGGCGGCCATCGTCGCGGAGATCATGGCGGGCCTGGGTGCGCCGGGGCAGGCGCAGGTGGAGCATGACCGGGCCCGTGCCATCGCCCTGGCGGTGTCCGGCGCCCGGGCCGGGGACGTGGTGCTGGTGGCCGGCAAGGGGCACGAGGACTACCAGCAGGTGGGCGATATCCGCCACCCCTTCAGCGACCGCGACGAGGTGCTGCGCCTGCTGCAGCCGGGAGGCCCGGCATGAATGCTTCCGCCGGCAACGTTTCCATGGGCTACAGCCTGCACTTCAGCGAGGCCGCGGCGCTGCTCGCCGGTACGCACCACGGCGGCGATGGCCTGTTCGGAGCGGTCAGCACCGATACCCGGACCCTGGCGCCGGGGGACCTGTTCGTGGCCCTGACCGGCCCCAACTTCGATGGCCACGACTACGTGGCCACGGCCCGGGAGCGGGGCGCCTGCGCGGCACTGGTCTCCCGGCCGGTGGACGATCCCCTGCCCCAGATCCGGGTGGCGGACACCCGCCTGGCGCTGGGGGAGCTGGCGGCCTGGTGGCGCACCCGGGCCGATCTGCCGGTCGTGGCGGTGACCGGCAGCTCCGGCAAGACCACGGTCAAGGAGATGATCGCCGCGATTCTCGCCCGGCGCGGTCCGGTGCTGGCCACCCGGGGCAACCTCAACAACGATATCGGGGTGCCTCTGACCCTGCTCCGCCTGCGGCCGGAACACCGCTACGCGGTGGTGGAGCTGGGCGCCAACCACCCCGGCGAGATCAGCTACACGACCGCCATCGCCCGTCCCGACGTGGCGCTGGTCACCAACGCCGGTCCGGCCCACCTGGAGGGCTTCGGCTCCCTGGAGGGTGTGGCGCGGGCCAAGGGCGAAATCTATGCCGGCCTGGCCGAAAACGGCATCGGGGTGGTGAACGCCGAGGATCCCTTCGCCGCCTACTGGACCGGCCTGCTGGCCGGGAGACGCTGCCTCACCTTCGGGCTGGGCGACCGGGCCGAGGTGCGCGCGCTGCCGCTGGCCGAGGACGCCGATGGCCAGCGCTTCCGGCTCGAGAGCCCGTGGGGCGCGGCGGAGGGGCGGTTGCCGCTGCCCGGCCGTCACAACCTGCTCAACGCCGCCGCCGCGGCGGCCGCGGCGCTAGCCGTCGATGCCCTGCCCGGGGAAGTGGTGGCGGGGCTGGCGGGGCTGGGGATCATCCGCGGGCGGCTGCAGGTGCAGGCGGGTCGCGGCGGCTGCCGCCTCATCGATGACAGCTACAACGCCAATCCCGGCTCGGTGCGGGCGGCCATCGACGTGCTGGCCGGCTGCGGTGGCGAGCGGGTGCTGGTGCTCGGCGACATGGCCGAGCTGGGGCCCGAGGCCCCGGCGCTGCACGCCGGCATCGGGCGCGCGGCCCGCGCCGCCGGCCTGGAACGGCTCTACGCGCTGGGTCCCCTGTGCCGCGAGGCGGCGGCGGCCTTCGGGCCCGGCGCCCAGCAATTCGACTCCCATGCGGCGCTGGCGGCCGCGCTGGAACAGGTGGTGCATCCCGAGATGACGGTGCTGGTGAAGGGCTCCCGCAGCATGCGCATGGAGCGGGTGGTGGACGCGCTGCGCGCGCCGGCGGAGGACTGAGACGATGCTGCTCTGGCTCACCGAATGGCTGGCCCAGGTGCACACGGGATTCAACGTGTTCCAGTACCTGACGCTGCGGGCGATCCTGGGGGTGCTGACGGCACTGGTGATCTCCCTGGTGGTGGGGCCGCGGATGATCCAGCGCCTGACCCTGCACCAGGTGGGCCAGGTGGTGCGCAACGACGGACCGCAGAGCCACCTGAGCAAGGCGGGTACGCCCACCATGGGCGGGGCGCTGATCCTGGTGGCCATCGGGGTGGCGACCCTGCTGTGGTCGGATCTCTCCAACCGCTTCGTCTGGGTGGTGCTGCTGGTGACCCTGCTGTTCGGCGTCATCGGCTGGGTGGATGACTATCGCAAGTTGGCCAGGAAGGATTCGCGCGGCCTCCCGGCGCGCTGGAAGTACCTGTGGCAGTCGGTGTTCGCCCTGGGGGTGGCGGTGTTCCTCTACAGCACCGCCCAGCAGCCCGTGGAGACCCAGCTCATCGTGCCCTTCTTCAAGACCGTGGCGCTGAACCTGGGCTGGCTCTACATCCCGCTGGTCTACTTCGTGGTGGTGGGCTCCAGCAACGCGGTGAACCTGACCGACGGCCTCGACGGCCTGGCCATCCTGCCGGCGGTGATGGTGGGCGGGGCGCTGGGCGTGTTCGCCTACGCCACCGGTCATGTCAACTTCTCCCAGTACCTGTCCATCCCCTACATCCCGGGCGTGGGCGAGGTGGTGGTGTTCTGCGGCGCCCTGGTGGGAGCCGGCCTCGGTTTCCTCTGGTTCAACACCTATCCCGCCCAGGTGTTCATGGGCGACGTCGGCGCGCTCGCCCTGGGGGCGGCGCTGGGGATCCTGGCGGTGCTGGTGCGCCAGGAGCTGGTGCTGCTGGTGATGGGCGGGGTGTTCGTGATGGAGACGGTGTCGGTGATCCTGCAGGTGGCCTCCTTCAAGCTCACCGGGCGGCGCATCTTCCGCATGGCGCCCCTGCATCACCACTTCGAGCTGAAGGGGTGGCCGGAGCCGCGGGTGATCGTGCGCTTCTGGATCATCACCGTGATCCTGGTGCTGGTGGGTCTGGCGACCCTGAAGATTCGCTAAGGAAACGATGGCAGCCGTGATGCGCGACAAGCCGAACGACAGCCGGGTGCGGGATTCCGCCCTCAGCGTGGTGGTGGGCCTGGGCAAGACCGGGCTCTCCTGCGCCCGCTGGCTGGCTGCGCGCGGCGAGCGGGTGGCCGTCATCGACAGCCGCGACGAGCCGCCGGGCCTGGCCGGGCTGCGCGCCGAGTGTCCGCAGGTGGAAGTGCGCACCGGCGGGTTCGATCCGGCGCTGCTGGCGCGGGCCGGGCGCATCGTGCTCAGCCCCGGGGTGCCGCTGGCCGAACCGGCGCTGGCCGCGGCAATCGCCGACGGGGTCGAGGTGGTGGGCGACATCGAGCTCTTCGCCCGGGTCGCGAAGGCCCCGGTGGTGGCCATCACCGGCTCCAACGCCAAGAGCACCGTCACCACCCTGGTGGGGGAGATGGCCCGGGCCGCCGGCATCGACGCGCGCGTGGGCGGCAACCTGGGCACCCCGGCACTGGATCTGCTGCCGGTCCCCGGCGCGGCGGAGCCGGACCTGTACGTGCTCGAGCTTTCCAGCTTCCAGCTCGAGACCACCGCCACGCTCGATGCCGCCGCGGCGGTGGTGCTCAACATCAGTCCCGATCACCTCGATCGCTACCCGGACCTGGCGGCCTACGCGGCCGCCAAGCGGCGGGTGTTCCATGGCGGCGGGGTGATGGTGGTCAACGCCGATGACCCGGTGGTGACGGCCATGGTGGAGCCGGAACGGCGGGTCGTCCGCTTCGGCCTGGGCGTTCCCGCCGCGGGTGATTACGGCCTGTGCGAGCGGGACGGCGCGGACTGGCTGTGCCGGGGCCGGGAGCCGTTGCTCCCCCTCGGGGAGCTGCGTATCCGCGGCCACCACAACGCGGCCAACGCCCTCGCGGCGCTGGCGCTGGGCGAGGCCGTGGGCCTGCCCCGCACGGCGATGCTGGCGGCGCTGCGGGAATTCCCCGGGCTGCCCCATCGCTGCCAGTGGGTGGCCGAGATCGGGGGCGTGCACTTCTACGACGACTCCAAGGGCACCAACGTGGGGGCGACGCTGGCGGCGCTGCAGGGCCTGGGCGCCACCGGGCGGGTGGTGCTCAT
Protein-coding regions in this window:
- a CDS encoding UDP-N-acetylmuramoyl-L-alanyl-D-glutamate--2,6-diaminopimelate ligase: MAAERIPAGVPLGRLLEGMALLLPGQDREVTGLALDSRAVMPGDLFLAVAGETRHGGEYAAQAVRAGAVAVVWEQGEGLPAVPTALSVAGHPDVPVIGVDRLALRAGVIADRFYGAPSAAVTVVGITGTNGKTSCSHFLAQALEGAGRPCGIMGTVGYGRPGQLEAASHTTPDALAVQRWLARFRDSGTETAVMEVSSHGLHQGRVAGVRFHAALFTNLSRDHLDYHGDMASYGEIKRRLFHWPGLECAVVNADDAFGREILATLPADLEVIAYSLEEERQLPEYPEGLAWVRGHDLRLDPAGVELRVETPWGDGLLRSPVLGRYNAANLLGVLGVLGALGVPLGTALEQLGRVRTPPGRMERFGGNGRPLVVVDYAHTPDALEQTLGALREHCRGRLWCVFGAGGDRDRGKRPEMGEVAERLADRLVVTDDNPRGESPAAIVAEIMAGLGAPGQAQVEHDRARAIALAVSGARAGDVVLVAGKGHEDYQQVGDIRHPFSDRDEVLRLLQPGGPA
- a CDS encoding UDP-N-acetylmuramoyl-tripeptide--D-alanyl-D-alanine ligase, whose translation is MNASAGNVSMGYSLHFSEAAALLAGTHHGGDGLFGAVSTDTRTLAPGDLFVALTGPNFDGHDYVATARERGACAALVSRPVDDPLPQIRVADTRLALGELAAWWRTRADLPVVAVTGSSGKTTVKEMIAAILARRGPVLATRGNLNNDIGVPLTLLRLRPEHRYAVVELGANHPGEISYTTAIARPDVALVTNAGPAHLEGFGSLEGVARAKGEIYAGLAENGIGVVNAEDPFAAYWTGLLAGRRCLTFGLGDRAEVRALPLAEDADGQRFRLESPWGAAEGRLPLPGRHNLLNAAAAAAAALAVDALPGEVVAGLAGLGIIRGRLQVQAGRGGCRLIDDSYNANPGSVRAAIDVLAGCGGERVLVLGDMAELGPEAPALHAGIGRAARAAGLERLYALGPLCREAAAAFGPGAQQFDSHAALAAALEQVVHPEMTVLVKGSRSMRMERVVDALRAPAED
- the mraY gene encoding phospho-N-acetylmuramoyl-pentapeptide-transferase translates to MLLWLTEWLAQVHTGFNVFQYLTLRAILGVLTALVISLVVGPRMIQRLTLHQVGQVVRNDGPQSHLSKAGTPTMGGALILVAIGVATLLWSDLSNRFVWVVLLVTLLFGVIGWVDDYRKLARKDSRGLPARWKYLWQSVFALGVAVFLYSTAQQPVETQLIVPFFKTVALNLGWLYIPLVYFVVVGSSNAVNLTDGLDGLAILPAVMVGGALGVFAYATGHVNFSQYLSIPYIPGVGEVVVFCGALVGAGLGFLWFNTYPAQVFMGDVGALALGAALGILAVLVRQELVLLVMGGVFVMETVSVILQVASFKLTGRRIFRMAPLHHHFELKGWPEPRVIVRFWIITVILVLVGLATLKIR
- the murD gene encoding UDP-N-acetylmuramoyl-L-alanine--D-glutamate ligase codes for the protein MRDKPNDSRVRDSALSVVVGLGKTGLSCARWLAARGERVAVIDSRDEPPGLAGLRAECPQVEVRTGGFDPALLARAGRIVLSPGVPLAEPALAAAIADGVEVVGDIELFARVAKAPVVAITGSNAKSTVTTLVGEMARAAGIDARVGGNLGTPALDLLPVPGAAEPDLYVLELSSFQLETTATLDAAAAVVLNISPDHLDRYPDLAAYAAAKRRVFHGGGVMVVNADDPVVTAMVEPERRVVRFGLGVPAAGDYGLCERDGADWLCRGREPLLPLGELRIRGHHNAANALAALALGEAVGLPRTAMLAALREFPGLPHRCQWVAEIGGVHFYDDSKGTNVGATLAALQGLGATGRVVLIAGGLGKEQDFGPLRPGLAACGRAAVLIGRDAPRIEAVLEGAVPVVHAAGMSAAVAAAAALAQAGDSVLLSPACASFDMFRDYVHRGEVFVAAVRELAP